The window gggcgcgagaaacgaggaggctgaagacatgattatccagctgcagagacgcctcgattttcaggatagttattaagataaggatccgttgagatacgttgggcagaacgtgcattaatggcggatgacgtcacggcaggttaccaagaatccagaagatggcgtcatggcgggttatagccTCTGCGCAAACAGAAGCCAGAAGATTTTTTCTTAAaatattgaagattgacatgaaccggttcaaatcaatctggggcctaatgttggggatatagttactggtgtaacccgcccaggatgggccgggttacgttgcgacagctcttcattcagaagcccaaggatagattaaggatggcggtttagtaatgggcctaaggcccagaggcgacttaaggcccataGTGTTAAACCACCGTtatggcatgacttgtagtgtaaggcaagaatagttaagagtccgagccggacactgtttataagccggccgggactctgagagccgctcggcgttaacctctctatataaaggggcgacccaAGCAGCGGTTCAAGGGGAGAAAGATgaaatcggtagccaggcatagcggatccgcgccctggtcatcgaaaccctagtaattccacctcaactggagtaggcttttaccttcaccgtaaggggccgaaccagtataaccctcgtgtcctttgtcccgttttaacccctttaagcttcctagttgcgatggctccacgactaagtcctttcacaagggcatctgccgtgacctTTCCACGACAagctctctgcaattggcaaaggcaaatggaacaccgatttgtcaaattatgcccatctgaatgctcaagatcttcactctggcttcctgaaccctctgtacaccagccgtgactatgaagccggtttggtaaatatgatgaaggagcgatatgaggtaacttcataagtgtttctctcttatatttaattgcagcttatcaactccagtagcccccatgtgacggtttaagataccaatttaaaccgggacttagtaacaatttcatgtttgcaacaatgcatcttaacttcactgatgtagcccccaagggccggtttaactttataaagatgaaccgggactttgtagaagaattcccatatcagcattttatgagcaaatacacattagcccccaagtgccaagcttaatacttgtattgtgcttgggacttgtaaaaatttctgattaagagaaaatatgcattagcccccaagtactaagggcataacttgttatgtgcttggtacttcaaatatgtactatcaactcattatatatttgtctctttataggctgaactgagcaggaaggaaagccaaaccgctgatctgcaagagaacctcaagtcccaacaagctgaagcctccaaagcgaaggaagaatTGACCTGCGCTCTaagcgctatggagaaactgaaagagggcttcaacaaagagcgggcggattgggagactgaaaaatccgctttgataaaaagggctgaaaaaGCAGAAGCCGTTATTAAACCGGTGGTTAATGAATTGACCggcgtaaagcggcagattcatgccatgactgctgttGTGTTCGGTAAAACATATTTTCcttaatactttcaacatatctctCCCATGTGTGGTCGGTTTACTGATGTGTACAAtggtgcaggaactcgcattagccatctgggctctgatgtacagaaaAAGTTGAAAGccgcctacacgctgatagagcagctatataccggtgcgcagcggatcatctgcaccgcttcacacaataaacctcccccaacattgatcaaggacaccttagaaaggctatccatactgcctgcccgggttgaagaactaaagaaagctgcggcaagggccggagctctgaccgctctaacccgggcaaaggcgtgggtgcctgatcttgatccggtggacgtggctaaaggcttcccaagcttaaaagaagacggctcagaatttggccaggaggatctccgcgccataaatcgggaagtacgtccactggcttgtcaattggctgaagaagctgatctctcatactatcaggcaagttatgatgacaagaacagacgggttgctgcaccaattccggaagcgcaaaatctgatccctccaatccgtaagcacacttatgcccctgatattgaaccgtccacccttataagcgacgaagctatGTTCCAAGCGTTAACTGGAatcgactggacaactattgacttccagccgc is drawn from Aegilops tauschii subsp. strangulata cultivar AL8/78 chromosome 1, Aet v6.0, whole genome shotgun sequence and contains these coding sequences:
- the LOC141042384 gene encoding uncharacterized protein, whose product is MEKLKEGFNKERADWETEKSALIKRAEKAEAVIKPVVNELTGVKRQIHAMTAVVFGTRISHLGSDVQKKLKAAYTLIEQLYTGAQRIICTASHNKPPPTLIKDTLERLSILPARVEELKKAAARAGALTALTRAKAWVPDLDPVDVAKGFPSLKEDGSEFGQEDLRAINREVRPLACQLAEEADLSYYQASYDDKNRRVAAPIPEAQNLIPPIRKHTYAPDIEPSTLISDEAMFQALTGIDWTTIDFQPLGRDEEDEPVQNDPQPSGQAGDQS